Proteins from a single region of Cytophagaceae bacterium:
- a CDS encoding 2-oxoacid:acceptor oxidoreductase subunit alpha, whose translation MSGINDFVVRFANVNGTGSASANNLLGKAIFRMGVPVSGKNIFPSNIQGLPTWYEVRVSEKGYLGRKDGIDLMVSVNPQSLKKDIESVKSGGYLIFDSTKSLPESHWRADIHFLGIPLMETCDREFSDPRQKQLLKNIMYVGALAKLLDISLEAIEVLLSEQFKGKEKLVSLNMKALKLGSDYVEQNFSFPLPFKVEKRDLVKDAIMIDGNAATGLGAVYGGASVVSWYPITPSTSVISSFEKYAHKFRKDPETGKNNFSVVQAEDELSAIGMAIGANWNGARAFTATSGPGLSLMNEFLGLAYYSEIPVVLVDVQRAGPSTGMPTRTQQSDLLMAAYASHGDTKHVLLIPSTPTECFEMMADCFDIAEQIQSPVLMLTDLDLGMNEHMTSPFKWNPDRKYNRGKVLNAGQLEEYKDWGRYQDDDGDGIPYRTLPGTHPSKGAYFTRGSSHDEKAAYSEDSPTYVKIMDRLVRKIKTATKMLPLPEYYNCEEKSDIGLIYFGTSKYAAEEAIDELKAAGKNVNAMRLRGFPFIDEVAQFVENHEIVYVVEQNRDAQMRTLLINELEENPKKLRRVLNYDGTPITAHLIIDQIV comes from the coding sequence ATGAGTGGAATTAATGATTTTGTAGTAAGATTTGCCAACGTCAATGGTACGGGTTCGGCAAGTGCCAACAACTTACTTGGCAAAGCAATTTTCAGAATGGGTGTGCCGGTTTCCGGAAAAAATATTTTCCCGTCAAATATTCAGGGATTACCCACCTGGTATGAAGTTAGGGTAAGCGAGAAAGGATATTTGGGAAGAAAAGACGGAATTGATCTCATGGTGAGTGTCAATCCACAAAGTTTGAAAAAAGATATAGAAAGTGTAAAATCTGGTGGATATCTGATATTTGACAGCACTAAGAGTTTGCCCGAAAGTCATTGGAGAGCAGATATACATTTTTTAGGTATCCCTTTGATGGAAACCTGTGACCGCGAGTTCTCTGATCCCCGTCAAAAACAACTGCTCAAAAACATCATGTATGTGGGTGCTTTGGCTAAGCTACTTGATATCAGTCTGGAAGCGATTGAAGTTTTGCTTTCTGAACAATTTAAAGGAAAAGAAAAGCTTGTTTCACTCAACATGAAAGCCTTAAAATTGGGTAGTGATTATGTTGAACAAAATTTTAGTTTTCCATTGCCATTTAAGGTAGAAAAAAGAGATTTGGTAAAAGATGCAATCATGATTGATGGCAATGCAGCAACTGGTCTGGGAGCAGTTTACGGCGGTGCCTCTGTGGTGAGTTGGTATCCTATTACTCCATCTACTTCGGTGATTAGCTCTTTTGAAAAATATGCCCATAAGTTCAGAAAAGATCCTGAAACCGGTAAAAATAACTTTTCGGTGGTACAGGCTGAAGACGAACTTTCTGCAATCGGAATGGCCATTGGAGCCAATTGGAACGGTGCAAGAGCATTTACGGCAACCAGCGGGCCTGGTCTGTCTTTAATGAACGAGTTTTTGGGTTTGGCGTATTATTCAGAAATCCCTGTAGTTTTGGTTGATGTTCAGCGTGCAGGTCCTTCGACAGGTATGCCTACCCGTACACAGCAGTCTGATTTATTAATGGCAGCTTATGCTTCTCATGGGGATACCAAACATGTATTGTTAATTCCCTCAACGCCAACCGAATGCTTTGAGATGATGGCAGACTGTTTCGATATTGCAGAACAAATACAGTCACCTGTTTTGATGCTTACCGACCTTGATTTGGGGATGAACGAACACATGACGTCACCTTTCAAATGGAATCCTGACCGAAAATATAACAGGGGAAAAGTGCTAAATGCCGGGCAATTGGAAGAATATAAAGATTGGGGAAGATATCAGGACGATGATGGCGATGGAATACCTTACCGGACCCTTCCGGGAACCCATCCATCAAAAGGGGCGTATTTTACCCGTGGTTCATCTCATGATGAAAAAGCTGCATATTCTGAAGATTCTCCCACTTATGTGAAAATAATGGATAGGCTGGTCAGAAAAATAAAAACGGCTACCAAAATGCTTCCATTGCCCGAATACTACAATTGTGAAGAGAAATCAGATATTGGTTTAATTTATTTTGGCACCTCAAAATATGCTGCCGAAGAAGCAATTGATGAATTAAAAGCTGCCGGCAAGAATGTAAATGCTATGCGTTTGAGAGGTTTTCCTTTTATTGACGAAGTAGCTCAGTTTGTGGAGAATCACGAAATAGTGTATGTAGTTGAGCAAAACCGTGATGCTCAGATGCGGACATTGTTAATCAATGAACTGGAAGAAAATCCTAAAAAGCTGCGAAGGGTGCTCAATTATGATGGGACTCCTATCACTGCTCACCTTATTATTGATCAAATTGTTTAA
- a CDS encoding 2-oxoacid:ferredoxin oxidoreductase subunit beta, whose protein sequence is MSYIKPKFIHPRSPKNKLGYSRQYYEGSLSTLCAGCGHDSISAAIIDACYELSIEPHKVAKLSGIGCSSKTPAYFLNNSHGFNSVHGRMPSVATGANLANRDLIYLGVSGDGDSASIGFGQFAHAVRRNLNMTYIVMNNGCYGLTKGQDSATADHGSISKGGIPNTFEGIDMCALAIQLGASYVAQSFSGDKSQLVPLIKAALNHKGFSFINVMSPCVTFNNNTGSTKSYDYVREHNEALSSIDFVPVKEEITASYEGEDMVELHDGTFLKLNKLNQSWDPKDKLSIISALQVAHDKNEILTGLLYIDNDSIELNELINTTEKPLNTLTEAELCPGLDILEKINSGLR, encoded by the coding sequence ATGTCATATATAAAACCAAAGTTTATCCATCCCAGGTCTCCCAAAAACAAACTGGGATATTCAAGACAATACTACGAAGGTTCATTGTCAACACTTTGTGCGGGTTGCGGTCATGATTCAATATCTGCAGCCATCATTGATGCTTGTTATGAATTGTCCATTGAGCCTCATAAAGTGGCCAAGCTTTCGGGAATAGGTTGTTCTTCAAAAACTCCGGCCTATTTTCTGAACAACTCACATGGTTTCAATTCGGTTCATGGCCGCATGCCTTCAGTGGCAACCGGAGCCAATCTGGCTAACCGCGACCTGATTTATCTCGGTGTTTCCGGCGATGGTGACTCAGCTTCAATTGGATTTGGACAATTTGCTCATGCTGTAAGACGAAATTTAAATATGACCTACATCGTGATGAACAATGGATGTTATGGTCTCACCAAAGGACAGGATTCTGCCACTGCAGATCATGGTTCTATCTCAAAAGGTGGTATTCCCAACACATTTGAAGGTATAGATATGTGTGCATTGGCAATACAGTTGGGAGCAAGCTATGTGGCTCAGAGTTTTAGTGGAGACAAGTCGCAATTGGTGCCACTTATCAAAGCAGCTCTTAATCATAAAGGGTTTTCATTTATCAATGTGATGTCGCCATGTGTCACCTTCAACAACAATACCGGATCTACTAAATCATATGATTATGTAAGGGAGCACAATGAGGCACTTTCAAGTATTGATTTTGTGCCTGTTAAAGAGGAAATTACAGCCAGCTATGAAGGCGAGGATATGGTTGAGTTACACGATGGTACTTTTCTGAAATTAAACAAACTCAACCAAAGTTGGGATCCAAAAGATAAACTTTCCATTATTAGTGCTCTACAGGTGGCTCATGATAAAAATGAAATCCTGACAGGGTTATTATATATTGATAATGATTCTATTGAATTAAATGAATTGATAAATACTACAGAGAAACCACTAAACACGCTTACCGAAGCAGAATTATGTCCCGGGTTGGATATTTTGGAGAAAATAAACAGTGGCTTGAGATAA